CGTGGCGCCGGACAGCACGTGGCGGGGCAGGCGGCGGGCTCCGGCTCGTCCAGCAGCTCGCGCACCATCGAGACGAAGCGAGGATGGGTCCCCGCCGTGGCCGCGCGGGTCAGGTGGATGCCGAGCTCGCGCGCCGCGGCGGCGGCCTCGGTGTCCAGGTCGTACACGACCTCCATGTGGTCGGACACGAAGCCGATCGGCACCAGCACGACCGCCTTGACCCCCTCGCTCGCGAGCGCCGTGAGGTGGTCGCACACGTCCGGCTCCAGCCACGGCACCTGCGGCGGCCCGCTGCGGCTCTGCCACACCAGGTCGAACGGCCGCTCACCCGCCACCCGCGCCGCCGCGGTCCGCAACTGCGCCTCGTACGCGCCGCCGGACGGCCCCGCGGTCGCGGCCATGCTCACGGGGATGCTGTGCGCCGTGAACACCAGCCGCGCGTCACCCCGGTGCGCCTCAGGCAGCCGTTCCAGGGCCGCCTGGGTGTGCTCGGTCATCGCCGCGAGGAACCCCGGGTGGTCGTAGTAGTGCCGCAGCCGCACGACCCGCGGCGCTCCGGGAACCTGCGCCTGCGCCGCCGCGATGTCGTCGAGATACTGCCGGCAACTGGAATAGGAGCTGTACGCGGCCGTGACGAACGCCGCCGCGCGCCGCAC
The window above is part of the Sphaerisporangium rubeum genome. Proteins encoded here:
- a CDS encoding ferrochelatase; the encoded protein is MAQYDALLVVSFGGPEKPEDVMPFLENVVRGRGVPRERLLEVEAHYQGVGGVSPINRQCRELIAALEPVVGLPIYWGNRNWHPFLADTMRRMAADGVRRAAAFVTAAYSSYSSCRQYLDDIAAAQAQVPGAPRVVRLRHYYDHPGFLAAMTEHTQAALERLPEAHRGDARLVFTAHSIPVSMAATAGPSGGAYEAQLRTAAARVAGERPFDLVWQSRSGPPQVPWLEPDVCDHLTALASEGVKAVVLVPIGFVSDHMEVVYDLDTEAAAAARELGIHLTRAATAGTHPRFVSMVRELLDEPEPAACPATCCPAPRRPGAPASRS